A single region of the Coleofasciculus sp. FACHB-T130 genome encodes:
- a CDS encoding glycoside hydrolase family 10 protein: MKLHFIPRGWWRSLKYLLLLFLASFITVLLAGNPISAIAQSPMPPEAIEQIPTPEATPQKRFQEIRGVWMTNNDNKILRDRPKLQNAVSQLAQLNFNTIYPVVWNSGYTLYESAIAQREGIQSSVSKGLQGQDIIADLIAQAHRQGLLVIPWFEFGFMAPPLSELTSNHPNWITQRRDGSQTWIGAAGEVVWLNPFHPEVQQFITDLVLEVVTKYDADGIQFDDHTSLPNEFGYDRYTLALYKQETKKDAPSNPKDPAWVRWRADKITAFMTQLNKAVKERKTNAIFSVAPNPYVTAYNTYLQDWLNWVRKDIVDELIVQVYRPNLQSFLDQLTRPEIQEVQQKIPTGVGVLTGLRNKPVSMRLIQSKVRAARDRGLGVTFFYYESLWDDAPEPRAERQSNFQNLFNFPASRFAIR, translated from the coding sequence ATGAAATTGCATTTCATCCCTAGAGGTTGGTGGCGATCGCTCAAGTATCTCTTGTTACTGTTTCTGGCATCATTCATCACAGTATTGCTGGCTGGCAACCCCATCTCTGCGATCGCGCAAAGCCCAATGCCACCAGAAGCAATCGAGCAAATCCCAACACCAGAAGCCACCCCTCAGAAACGTTTTCAGGAAATTCGCGGGGTTTGGATGACCAACAATGACAATAAAATCCTCAGAGATCGCCCCAAGCTGCAAAATGCTGTCAGTCAACTGGCGCAGCTAAACTTCAACACGATCTATCCTGTAGTGTGGAATTCTGGCTATACGCTTTACGAAAGTGCTATAGCACAACGGGAAGGTATTCAATCTTCTGTCAGCAAAGGCTTACAGGGCCAAGATATCATCGCTGACCTGATTGCCCAAGCCCATCGCCAAGGCTTGCTAGTGATTCCCTGGTTTGAGTTCGGTTTCATGGCTCCCCCGCTATCGGAATTGACATCAAATCATCCGAATTGGATTACGCAACGGCGGGATGGTAGCCAAACTTGGATTGGCGCTGCGGGTGAGGTTGTGTGGCTTAATCCCTTCCATCCAGAGGTGCAGCAATTTATCACCGATCTGGTGCTGGAAGTCGTCACTAAATATGATGCCGATGGTATTCAGTTTGACGATCACACCAGTTTGCCCAATGAATTTGGCTACGATCGCTACACGCTTGCCTTGTACAAACAGGAAACCAAGAAAGATGCGCCTTCCAATCCCAAAGATCCTGCATGGGTGCGCTGGCGTGCAGATAAAATTACGGCATTCATGACACAACTCAATAAAGCTGTAAAAGAGAGAAAAACCAACGCAATTTTCTCCGTTGCTCCTAATCCCTACGTCACTGCTTACAATACTTATCTGCAAGATTGGTTGAATTGGGTGCGAAAAGATATTGTGGACGAGTTAATTGTGCAAGTTTATCGTCCCAATCTGCAAAGTTTTCTCGACCAGCTGACCCGCCCGGAAATTCAAGAAGTGCAACAAAAAATTCCAACTGGAGTCGGTGTTCTCACAGGCTTGAGAAATAAGCCTGTTTCGATGCGACTGATTCAATCTAAAGTACGGGCAGCTCGCGATCGCGGCTTAGGCGTAACTTTCTTCTATTATGAAAGCCTTTGGGACGATGCACCAGAACCCAGAGCAGAACGGCAATCTAATTTTCAAAATCTCTTCAACTTCCCGGCTTCCCGCTTTGCGATCAGATAA
- a CDS encoding ATP-binding protein, producing the protein MHDVAKPAATEIEADGSITSQGHVPQGAKMARQILWSLNVPFHQREAIVSLVQHGSLPLWFWDKPNPQRAVIKASQVIRCDLLALLAEADVRGRECDDQLELLERAQFFREFCQENNCLFYPRPFPSDHSRFVYFQKDNRDPNYAAFDETRFEVLLMSGLPGAGKDYWIREYLPDWAVISLDELRQAMNISPKDDQGAVGERARAIAKQYMRAEKSFVWNATNLSRQLRSSLINLFSAYQARICIVYLEVSEKNCCGAIILVLQMYRKR; encoded by the coding sequence CTGCATGATGTGGCAAAACCTGCTGCAACTGAAATTGAAGCGGATGGCAGCATCACCTCCCAGGGTCATGTCCCCCAAGGGGCAAAGATGGCGCGGCAAATCCTCTGGTCGCTCAACGTGCCATTTCATCAACGGGAGGCGATTGTCTCGCTGGTGCAGCATGGCAGTCTTCCCCTCTGGTTTTGGGACAAACCCAACCCGCAACGCGCTGTCATTAAAGCCAGTCAAGTCATTCGCTGCGACCTGCTGGCACTGCTGGCAGAAGCTGATGTTCGGGGTCGCGAGTGTGACGACCAGCTAGAACTGCTGGAGCGCGCTCAGTTCTTTCGGGAATTTTGTCAAGAGAATAATTGCTTATTTTATCCCCGACCGTTCCCCTCAGATCATAGTCGATTTGTCTATTTCCAAAAAGACAATCGCGATCCAAACTATGCTGCCTTTGATGAAACTCGATTCGAGGTTCTCCTGATGTCAGGATTACCGGGTGCTGGCAAAGACTATTGGATTCGGGAGTACCTTCCAGATTGGGCGGTAATCTCCCTCGATGAACTGCGACAAGCAATGAACATCTCTCCTAAAGATGACCAAGGTGCTGTAGGGGAACGAGCAAGGGCGATCGCTAAACAATACATGAGAGCCGAAAAATCCTTTGTTTGGAATGCGACAAATCTCTCTCGGCAACTGCGTTCGTCGCTAATTAATCTATTTTCTGCTTACCAGGCACGAATTTGCATTGTCTACCTGGAAGTTTCTGAGAAGAATTGCTGCGGCGCAATCATTCTCGTGCTGCAAATGTACCGGAAGCGGTGA
- a CDS encoding inorganic diphosphatase, producing the protein MATDPLHLPPFDSDDAETLNVIIDTPKGSRNKFEWDKKHGLYKLGGVLAAGAFFPYDFGFVPSTLADDGDAIDVLVLMEEPAFVGCLVPSRLIGGFGAFQTEEGKTDRNDRLLAVAANSRNQHDVKTLDDLNQNLIHEIEHFFVSYNAAKGKTFEPQGRFGPEQARQLVIEAAERFGEC; encoded by the coding sequence ATGGCAACCGACCCTCTCCACCTGCCTCCGTTTGACTCAGATGATGCCGAAACGCTCAACGTCATCATTGACACGCCCAAGGGCAGCCGTAACAAATTTGAGTGGGACAAGAAGCACGGGTTGTACAAGTTGGGCGGCGTACTGGCAGCAGGCGCATTTTTCCCATACGACTTCGGTTTCGTGCCCTCGACTCTAGCCGACGACGGCGACGCTATCGACGTGCTGGTATTGATGGAGGAACCTGCCTTCGTCGGCTGCCTTGTCCCATCGCGGCTCATCGGCGGCTTTGGCGCTTTTCAAACCGAGGAGGGGAAAACTGATCGCAATGACCGCTTGCTCGCTGTTGCCGCCAACTCCCGCAACCAGCATGACGTGAAAACGCTCGACGACCTGAATCAGAACCTCATCCACGAGATTGAACACTTCTTCGTGTCGTACAACGCGGCTAAGGGCAAAACGTTCGAGCCACAAGGTCGCTTTGGACCGGAGCAAGCCCGCCAACTGGTTATTGAGGCTGCGGAACGTTTTGGTGAGTGTTAG
- a CDS encoding SnoaL-like domain-containing protein → MITATDLKANFEDIKTLVLQGKAMEAFEKYYGDDVVMQENETPATVGKAANRAREVEFFSKVTEFRAAELKAVAYGEDVIISEWFVDYTHSEWGNVTRDQVSVQRWKDGKVIHERFYYAA, encoded by the coding sequence ATGATTACAGCAACAGACCTGAAAGCCAACTTTGAAGACATCAAGACCCTGGTTTTACAAGGGAAAGCGATGGAAGCCTTTGAAAAATACTACGGCGATGATGTGGTGATGCAGGAAAATGAAACACCTGCAACTGTGGGGAAAGCAGCGAATCGCGCTAGAGAAGTGGAGTTCTTTTCTAAAGTCACCGAATTTCGGGCAGCAGAACTGAAAGCGGTTGCTTATGGCGAAGACGTGATTATTTCTGAGTGGTTTGTCGATTACACCCATTCTGAATGGGGCAACGTCACGCGCGATCAAGTTTCTGTACAGAGATGGAAAGATGGCAAAGTGATTCACGAGCGTTTCTATTACGCCGCCTAA
- a CDS encoding LysR family transcriptional regulator encodes MSDLIACIKSYVRTVETGSFSAVAREMGTTQPTISKQIAALEDYLDVQLLVRSTRQVSLTEEGMRFYERCQSVLEALSEAESSVGKRQNPSGLLRLNCSVAFGQMQVLPRLKRFLDRYGDIKIDLTMSDHFVDLVGEGIDLAIRIGKFVDPNLISQPLGTYRFVAAASAAYLEKFGEPQVPADLLHHNCIVYTRQSTGNEWHFRGTTVTVSGNLQVNNSMALREAVLANIGIGTSPIWAFTDELRNQSVKVILAEYEPDPIPIQVVYRRGRFQSAKIKCFIDFLIDEFKAGLS; translated from the coding sequence ATGTCAGACCTGATCGCCTGCATCAAGAGTTATGTACGAACAGTAGAAACGGGCAGTTTCTCCGCCGTTGCTAGAGAGATGGGTACCACTCAACCCACGATTAGCAAACAGATTGCTGCACTAGAAGACTATCTGGACGTGCAATTACTGGTGCGCTCGACGCGTCAAGTGAGTTTGACGGAGGAGGGAATGCGCTTTTATGAGCGTTGCCAATCCGTTCTCGAAGCACTATCTGAGGCAGAGTCTAGTGTGGGAAAGCGGCAGAACCCGTCTGGACTATTACGGCTCAATTGCTCGGTTGCGTTTGGGCAGATGCAGGTACTCCCTCGCCTGAAACGATTTCTCGATCGCTATGGGGATATCAAGATTGACCTGACGATGTCTGACCACTTTGTCGATTTAGTTGGAGAGGGTATCGATTTAGCAATCAGAATTGGCAAATTTGTCGATCCCAACTTAATCTCACAGCCACTCGGCACATACCGATTTGTCGCAGCCGCATCGGCAGCCTATTTGGAGAAGTTTGGTGAGCCACAAGTACCAGCCGACCTTTTGCACCACAACTGCATTGTTTATACCAGGCAGTCTACGGGTAATGAATGGCATTTTCGAGGCACGACAGTAACAGTGAGTGGAAATCTACAAGTCAATAACTCGATGGCGCTACGTGAAGCCGTGTTGGCAAACATTGGCATTGGCACCTCCCCCATATGGGCGTTTACTGATGAACTCCGAAATCAATCGGTCAAAGTCATCCTTGCAGAATACGAACCTGACCCAATACCGATTCAGGTCGTTTACCGTCGAGGACGCTTTCAGTCAGCGAAGATTAAATGCTTTATTGACTTTCTCATAGATGAGTTTAAGGCTGGACTGTCTTGA
- a CDS encoding shikimate kinase, whose product MRKILYILIGPKGSGKTYIGSQVNKNTDIKFLRVEPLWLKLAPGENGWERVEKEIDKEFQQHSKVMIESLGAGDGFNQMHSSLRNKYEVKLIKVYADLEECLRRVRNRDNSEHIPVSDEKVEEHNKIAASINHQWDAVIDNNSPATDEDILRVIESI is encoded by the coding sequence ATGAGGAAAATACTATACATACTCATTGGTCCAAAAGGCTCAGGAAAAACCTATATTGGAAGTCAAGTCAATAAAAATACAGACATAAAGTTCTTAAGAGTAGAGCCGCTCTGGCTGAAATTAGCCCCTGGTGAGAATGGGTGGGAAAGAGTTGAGAAAGAAATCGATAAGGAGTTTCAGCAGCATAGTAAGGTGATGATTGAAAGTTTAGGGGCAGGAGACGGATTCAATCAGATGCATTCGTCATTAAGAAATAAATACGAAGTCAAGTTAATAAAAGTCTATGCTGATTTAGAAGAGTGTTTGAGAAGAGTGAGAAACAGAGACAATTCAGAACACATACCCGTATCAGATGAGAAAGTAGAAGAACATAATAAGATAGCAGCAAGCATTAATCATCAATGGGATGCGGTTATTGATAATAATAGTCCGGCTACTGATGAAGATATTCTTAGGGTCATTGAATCTATATAA
- a CDS encoding FAD-dependent monooxygenase, with translation MTQVVIVGAGPAGATLALLLVKRGIAVKLIESSRNFRRVFRGEGLMTSGLDALEQMGLSSVLESIPHRPLDAWEVLIENRFLFRVDEPIEPGGKPCTLVSQPAFLEAVIDKANTYPNFEFVQGEPVQDLQWSDRRVSGVKLGNDRSISANLVIGADGRNSVVRQRANLPLEQQSGSFDILWFKLADSDRFESENVFYSIVRDRNAFGLFRSTSGNLQIGWALHDDAPIDWKQADWPEILASASPPWLAEHIRTHVETIERPVLLSVVVGRCPRWYAPGLLLLGDAVHPMSPIRAQGINMALRDVIVAANHLVPLFCEGATDAVIDAVLPKIQAEREPEIIRAQQLQHQEAAQAELLRKSALLRWGASQLAPLLGKLVRLSWLSRQRQLRQGVTQIQLTV, from the coding sequence ATGACTCAGGTTGTAATTGTCGGAGCTGGGCCTGCTGGTGCAACGCTTGCACTGCTTCTCGTGAAACGTGGCATCGCCGTCAAACTGATTGAATCCTCCCGTAACTTCCGGAGAGTTTTTCGCGGTGAGGGACTGATGACTAGTGGGCTAGATGCTCTAGAGCAGATGGGATTGTCGTCTGTGCTAGAGAGCATCCCTCATCGACCTTTGGATGCCTGGGAAGTTCTGATTGAGAATCGGTTTTTGTTTCGAGTTGATGAGCCAATCGAACCGGGTGGTAAGCCCTGCACCCTCGTCTCACAGCCAGCTTTCCTAGAAGCAGTAATTGACAAGGCAAATACTTATCCCAACTTTGAGTTTGTGCAGGGTGAGCCTGTGCAAGATTTGCAGTGGAGCGATCGCCGGGTTTCGGGCGTAAAGCTGGGTAACGATCGCTCTATTTCTGCGAATCTAGTCATAGGGGCAGATGGTCGGAATTCTGTTGTTCGGCAGCGAGCTAACTTGCCTCTAGAACAACAGTCCGGAAGCTTTGATATTCTTTGGTTTAAATTGGCTGATAGCGATCGCTTTGAATCCGAGAACGTATTTTATTCGATTGTGCGCGATCGCAATGCATTTGGGCTGTTTCGCTCTACGTCCGGGAATCTTCAGATAGGCTGGGCACTCCATGACGATGCGCCTATAGACTGGAAGCAAGCCGATTGGCCGGAGATTTTGGCTTCTGCATCGCCCCCGTGGTTAGCCGAGCATATCCGGACTCATGTAGAAACTATTGAACGGCCTGTTCTGTTATCTGTTGTCGTCGGGCGTTGTCCGCGTTGGTATGCACCAGGATTACTGTTGCTAGGCGATGCTGTTCACCCGATGTCACCGATTCGCGCCCAAGGCATCAATATGGCTTTACGAGATGTAATTGTTGCAGCAAATCATCTAGTTCCCCTGTTTTGTGAAGGGGCAACAGATGCGGTAATTGATGCAGTATTGCCAAAGATTCAAGCTGAACGGGAGCCGGAGATTATTCGAGCGCAGCAGCTTCAACATCAGGAAGCGGCTCAGGCTGAGCTATTGCGTAAAAGCGCACTGCTGCGATGGGGAGCAAGTCAACTAGCACCCCTGCTAGGCAAGCTCGTGAGGCTCTCTTGGCTCTCTAGGCAGCGCCAGTTGCGCCAAGGGGTAACGCAGATACAGTTAACGGTGTGA
- a CDS encoding pirin family protein, producing MSNSIGDVLEPEVKDLGGFEARRILPHATRQMVGPFIFFDHLGPATFAPGQGMDVRPHPHINLATLTYLFEGVLLHSDSLKVVQEIHPGAVNWMTAGRGIVHSERTPNAVRSRERRLHGIQTWLALPSEHEETEPWFRHYPATDIPAWQDGGVSITLIAGQAYGRTSPVQTFSPMIYLDVQLPSGTQFTLPPDYSEQAVYSVTNGLSIDGEPLEPQRMIVLKPKQTVSISAKADARCIVVGGEPVGERHKWWNFVSSRLDRIEQAKADWKNGRFEQVPHETEFIPLPEEPLSRPEQPL from the coding sequence ATGTCCAACAGCATTGGTGATGTTCTTGAACCCGAAGTTAAAGATTTGGGCGGATTTGAGGCGAGGCGCATCTTGCCTCACGCAACTCGGCAGATGGTTGGACCATTCATCTTTTTCGACCATCTCGGCCCAGCTACCTTTGCACCGGGTCAAGGGATGGATGTGCGACCGCATCCGCATATCAATTTAGCAACACTGACTTACTTGTTTGAAGGGGTGCTGCTCCATAGCGATAGTCTCAAGGTTGTTCAAGAAATTCATCCCGGAGCAGTGAACTGGATGACTGCGGGTCGTGGCATTGTCCATTCGGAGCGAACGCCCAATGCGGTTCGGAGTCGCGAAAGACGGCTACATGGTATCCAGACGTGGCTCGCACTTCCTTCGGAACATGAGGAGACCGAACCTTGGTTTCGTCACTACCCAGCGACTGACATCCCCGCTTGGCAAGATGGGGGTGTCTCAATCACACTAATTGCAGGGCAGGCCTATGGTCGCACATCACCCGTTCAAACGTTCTCGCCGATGATTTACCTCGATGTCCAACTGCCGAGTGGAACCCAGTTCACGCTGCCTCCGGACTATAGTGAGCAAGCCGTCTACAGCGTTACAAACGGTCTGAGCATAGATGGCGAACCGCTGGAGCCACAACGAATGATCGTACTGAAACCTAAGCAGACTGTGAGCATTAGTGCGAAAGCTGACGCTCGTTGCATTGTGGTAGGTGGTGAACCTGTCGGTGAGCGGCACAAGTGGTGGAATTTTGTTTCTAGTCGCCTCGATCGCATTGAGCAAGCGAAAGCGGACTGGAAGAACGGACGGTTTGAGCAGGTTCCACATGAAACCGAGTTTATCCCGCTGCCTGAAGAACCCCTCTCGCGACCTGAACAACCTCTTTAA
- a CDS encoding aminotransferase class V-fold PLP-dependent enzyme, translating to MRKLLQTTAELAIRYLEGLDARNVEPTEAAIANLIQFDEPLPNQPVEAELVLQLLDEIGSPASIAQAGSRFFGFVTGGSLPAALAANWLAAAWDQNCGLYRITPATALLEQVALRWLLDVLHLPADCGGAFVTGATVANFTALAAARHTVLEREGWNVEADGLFGAPPITVAVSEEVHPSLLKALGLLGLGRSRVVKVPVDGQGRMRPEAIPTLIRPAIICTQVGNVNTGACDPVGAICARAKEVGAWVHVDGAFGLWAAAAPSLAHLTAGMEEADSWATDAHKWLNVPYDSGLAFVRDAQALQAAMAITAEYLPTVSEQRNPSDYTPELSRRARGVEVWAALRSLGRSGLADLIERTCRHARHFAKELKAAGYPILNDVVLNQVLVSFGDAETTHRAIADIQAEGTCWCGSTLWQGQTAMRISVSSWATTDADVEKSLAAMLRVAGKYCSPYEKNRS from the coding sequence ATGCGAAAACTCTTGCAAACAACGGCTGAATTGGCGATTCGCTATCTTGAAGGCTTAGACGCTCGTAACGTTGAGCCAACGGAGGCAGCGATCGCTAATCTCATCCAGTTTGATGAACCTCTTCCCAATCAGCCTGTCGAAGCTGAACTCGTCTTGCAACTACTCGATGAAATTGGTTCACCCGCATCAATAGCACAGGCAGGCTCCCGCTTCTTCGGGTTTGTTACGGGTGGTTCCCTGCCTGCCGCCTTGGCAGCTAACTGGCTAGCTGCCGCGTGGGATCAAAATTGTGGACTCTATCGCATCACTCCAGCCACAGCCTTACTAGAACAGGTAGCTCTGCGCTGGCTCCTCGACGTACTGCATCTTCCCGCCGACTGCGGTGGTGCCTTCGTTACGGGAGCAACCGTTGCTAACTTTACCGCATTAGCCGCTGCCCGCCACACGGTACTCGAACGAGAGGGTTGGAATGTAGAAGCAGACGGGTTGTTTGGTGCGCCACCGATTACGGTTGCCGTCAGCGAGGAAGTACACCCAAGCTTGTTGAAAGCGTTAGGATTGCTGGGATTAGGTCGAAGCCGAGTAGTGAAAGTCCCCGTTGACGGACAGGGGCGGATGCGCCCGGAAGCTATTCCCACCCTGATTCGTCCTGCGATTATCTGTACCCAAGTTGGAAATGTGAACACCGGCGCGTGCGATCCAGTTGGAGCAATTTGCGCTCGCGCCAAGGAAGTGGGAGCCTGGGTGCATGTAGACGGCGCATTCGGACTCTGGGCCGCCGCCGCTCCATCGTTGGCGCACCTCACCGCAGGTATGGAAGAGGCAGATTCTTGGGCGACAGATGCTCACAAGTGGTTGAACGTGCCGTATGATAGCGGGTTGGCGTTTGTTCGCGATGCCCAGGCGTTGCAAGCGGCAATGGCGATTACTGCGGAGTATTTACCCACCGTCAGCGAGCAGCGCAACCCGTCAGACTATACTCCTGAATTGTCAAGGCGTGCGCGTGGTGTTGAAGTGTGGGCAGCTTTGCGCTCATTGGGTCGTTCTGGTTTGGCAGACTTAATTGAGCGTACCTGTCGCCATGCTAGACATTTTGCCAAGGAGTTGAAAGCTGCGGGTTATCCCATTCTCAACGATGTGGTGTTGAATCAAGTCTTAGTGTCGTTTGGGGATGCAGAAACGACCCATCGAGCGATCGCCGATATTCAAGCCGAGGGGACTTGTTGGTGTGGCAGTACGCTTTGGCAAGGGCAGACGGCGATGCGAATTAGTGTTTCGTCTTGGGCAACAACGGATGCTGATGTAGAAAAAAGTTTGGCAGCTATGCTGCGAGTAGCTGGGAAATATTGTTCTCCTTACGAGAAGAACCGCTCATAA